Genomic window (Drosophila sulfurigaster albostrigata strain 15112-1811.04 chromosome 2R, ASM2355843v2, whole genome shotgun sequence):
TCAAGTTGCTAAAAGACAATCCCAAGCTGATGATTGGCGATGTAACCACAGTGAATCTGACTAAAGTTGGCGGCGGAGTACAGAATAATGTTGTGCCTCCAAAGCTGGAAGCAGTCTTTGATTTGCGCATTGCTGTCACACAGGATGCGGCTGCCTTGGAGCAACAATTCCGTGATTGGTGCGTTGAGGCAGGCGGCGGCATTGAGATTGTATTTGAGCGCAAAGATGACTTCTCGCCAGCCACAAATATTGAGGCAACAAATCCATTCTGGACTGCCTTTCAACAGGGTTTGGCTGAGCTGTGAGTATGACCAAGTATTGAAATAGAAACTCCTTAATATCTTTGTGAATTTCACAGCAATATCAAAGTCAAGCCAAGTGTTTGTCCTGGCGTCACAGACAGTCGCTATCTGCGCACTAAAGGAGTCTCAGCGCTTGGCTTCTCGCCtttgaacaacaacacaacagtgCGTATACATGATCACGATGAGTACATACGAGCGGATGTCTATCTATATGGCATCGAGGTCTATAAGAAAGTTATCCCAGCTGTTACCAGTGTTTAAGGCAACATAATTTATGTGATTTTTATgctcaataaacaaattaaccaCAAACATGTGTTGCTTATTTAACTGATAAGCTGCTtctaattgtttaaaaatcaCTGCAAAACTTGATAAGATAAAGAGCAGATTCCTCTGTGAACATTAGTAATTGCGAATCATAAGCATTTTATGACTATTCTTAAGATACGCACGATGTCAATGCGATTTGATTTAACAGTCAAATGTTGTCATAAATTTCACCCCAAAAGTAttagtaattttaattataaaaagttgCGTTTAAAGGTCTTTAAAAAAGACCACGAAAACCAAGATAAAAACTGCCGACTACTGTGTAAATATGATAAAGAATACTTTTGTGATCGATGACGATATTTCGCATTTAAGCGATGACCGCGATAAGAACGCAAACAGTCGTTGTCGATCGTCGGAACAGTTAAGAACTGCAATAGATCTGAGTAAAGTAACAAAATGAGTAAAGCCGAGTGGGAAAACAATgaggaaataaaaatattccgCGAATATTTGCGCATTCCTTCGGTGCATCCAAATGTGGATTACAGTGAGTGATTCAAAGTGAAAATTCTATGTTTCTTTGTGGTTTTAAATGCGCTACTTGCAGCACCTTGTGTGGAGTTCTTGCAGCGTCAGGCAGCTAGCCTTGATCTGCCTGTGGAAATTGTTTATCCGGTGAACAAGCAAAATCCCGTTGTGCTCATCAAATGGGAGGGAACAGAGCCCGAGTTGCCCGCCATCATTCTCAACTCTCACATGGATGTTGTGCCCGTGTTTCGCGAGAAATGGACTCACGATCCCTTCGCTGCTGATATTGATGACGAGGGACGCATCTTTGCTCGGGGCACACAGGACACCAAGGAGATTGGCACACAGTATTTGGGTGCGATTCGTGTGCTGAAGGCGCAAGGATTCAAGCCAAAGCGCACGGTTTATGTGAGTTTTGTGCCGGATGAAGAGGTTGGTGGTTATTTGGGCATGCGTGAGTTTGTCAAGACGGAAgattttaagaaattgaaCTTGGGATTCAGCATGGATGAGGGTTCATCCAGCTTGGACAGTGGCTACTACGTTTACTATGCAGAGCGCACTGCTTGGCGTGAGTTTTGAACAGTTTACAATTAAGTGAagtcatattaaatattcccTTACAGATCTGCGTTTCAAGATCAGCGGCACAGCTGGCCATGGATCCATTCTGCTGCCCAACACAGCAGGTGAAAAGTTCACATTTATCATAGAGAAAATGATGCAATTCCGCAAAACAGAAGTTCAAAGAATGGCGCGTGACTCACAGCTTTTCTTTGGCGATGTGACCACTATAAACATGACAATGGTCAACGGAGGTTTGCAGAATAATGTGGTGCCTGCCCAGCTGGAAGTGGTGTTCGATCTGCGCATTGCCATCGATGTGGATCTGGAGGCACTCGAGAAGCAAATACGCGATTGGTGCGTTGAAGCAGGCGGCGGCATTGAGTTGGAGTTTGAGCAGAAAGATGAATTTGTGCCGCCCACGAAGGTTGATGATTCAAATCCCTTCTGGCTAGCCTTCAAACAGGCAGCTGAAGAGCTGTAAGCACATTTAATTCTCTTCAAATTTGCATCATCTGATTTAAATTCTCATTTACAGCAACATTGAAATCCGTCCTCATGTCTGTCCTGGCAACACGGACAGTCGCTTCTTGCGCTCGAATGGCATTCCGGCTCTTGGTTTCACGCCCATCAATAACACGCCCATTTTGCTGCATGATCATGATGAATACATTCGTGCCGACAGCTATTTGCATGGCATTGAGGTCTACACGAAGGTAATTGCAGCCATTGCGAATGtttgaacacacacatattaagtatacgccaccATTTTAGACAtaattaatcattaaatttcCAAGGTATTATTTAATGCGTTagctaattaataaataaatttgtccgttaataaaaacaatcatTCAAGTGAAATGTGCTTGAATCACGCTGTAATAAGtctctgttgttttttttatatctgaTGAGTCATAGGGTAATTACTCGCCATTAtcaatatgaaatgaaatgtatatattgtattgaaattgaagtatTGTCATGTTGTGCAAGGTAAAATATTGACAGGAATTTGACAGCGGGTCAAaagagtaacaacaacaacagaaggaGCTTGAAGGGAACTTTGcgctgtcag
Coding sequences:
- the LOC133836994 gene encoding aminoacylase-1-like codes for the protein MSKAEWENNEEIKIFREYLRIPSVHPNVDYTPCVEFLQRQAASLDLPVEIVYPVNKQNPVVLIKWEGTEPELPAIILNSHMDVVPVFREKWTHDPFAADIDDEGRIFARGTQDTKEIGTQYLGAIRVLKAQGFKPKRTVYVSFVPDEEVGGYLGMREFVKTEDFKKLNLGFSMDEGSSSLDSGYYVYYAERTAWHLRFKISGTAGHGSILLPNTAGEKFTFIIEKMMQFRKTEVQRMARDSQLFFGDVTTINMTMVNGGLQNNVVPAQLEVVFDLRIAIDVDLEALEKQIRDWCVEAGGGIELEFEQKDEFVPPTKVDDSNPFWLAFKQAAEELNIEIRPHVCPGNTDSRFLRSNGIPALGFTPINNTPILLHDHDEYIRADSYLHGIEVYTKVIAAIANV